CAATTATCAGCGAGATTGTTATTATAATATATGGTTTACTGTTACAGCAGCATCAAAAGAGGAGATTGAAATGTTTTTAAAAAAGCTTAGAGTTAGTGGGAAGATCGAAAAAATGCTGGAACTTCCTAAAGAGAAAAAATTTAAAATTAATGCAGTTTTTGATGTGAGGAAGTGATAAAATGTGTACGGATTTAGAAATAATAAAAGTACTCCAACAGGATATTCCTTTAGAATGTAAACCATATGAAAAGATGGCAATAAAGCTTGGTATATCTGAAAAACAACTAATTGAAAAAATAAAGGAATTTAAGCAAAAAGGAATACTTCGTAGATATGGAGCTGTATTAAAGCATACCAGTGTAGGTTTTAAGGTAAATGTTCTTGTAGCATGGGAGGTTACAGAAGAAAAAATAGAAGATGCAGCTAAAATAATGATAAAATTTAAAGAAGTTAGTCATTGCTATAAGAGAATGACATATGATGATTGGAAATATAACATGTATACAATGATTCATGGTGAGAGTAAAGATAAGTGTAGAAATATAATAAGTGATATTGCTAAATTAACAGGCGTAAAAAATTTTCTGCCAATGTATACATTAAAGGAGTTAAAAAAGAAAAGTATTATAATACGTTAAAATACTTTTCTTTTTAGCCAGTACAGCGATTTTATTTTCTATAAATAGTGGA
The Clostridium felsineum DSM 794 DNA segment above includes these coding regions:
- the ahbB gene encoding siroheme decarboxylase subunit beta codes for the protein MCTDLEIIKVLQQDIPLECKPYEKMAIKLGISEKQLIEKIKEFKQKGILRRYGAVLKHTSVGFKVNVLVAWEVTEEKIEDAAKIMIKFKEVSHCYKRMTYDDWKYNMYTMIHGESKDKCRNIISDIAKLTGVKNFLPMYTLKELKKKSIIIR